A window from Calditrichia bacterium encodes these proteins:
- a CDS encoding metal-dependent hydrolase: MAIDTITQIALGAAVGEAVLGKKVGNKAMLWGAVGGTIPDLDVLANPFISGVAQLGFHRGFSHSFVFAILFAPVFGWLIYKYYRGAGARWRDWSWLAFWSIVTHPILDWFTMYGTQLLQPFSDYPAAIGSIFIIDPVYTIPLIIAAFWIRRLPNDAKLRRKINIASLAFTTGYLLLGVAIKFHVEATFADSLKAQNIKYERIFSNPTPFNIILWMAIADDGNGQWVGLYSLLDDDDNIRFQYVPKNEAQISAAIDQPALQKLLWFSRGFYTITQSDNTLYFNDIRFGRSDMWLDDKGSYIFSFRLIEDSQPPAMYRDIERQTPGFDARAENFARLFKRISGDKSVEQSSAGKMSSNTKND; the protein is encoded by the coding sequence CCATAACTCAAATTGCGTTAGGCGCGGCTGTCGGCGAAGCCGTTTTGGGCAAAAAAGTTGGCAATAAAGCCATGCTGTGGGGTGCCGTTGGCGGCACTATTCCCGATCTGGATGTGTTGGCAAACCCGTTTATTTCGGGTGTTGCACAGTTGGGTTTTCACCGGGGATTTTCCCATTCATTTGTATTCGCGATACTGTTTGCGCCAGTGTTCGGTTGGCTCATTTATAAATATTATCGCGGTGCCGGTGCTCGCTGGCGTGATTGGAGTTGGCTGGCATTCTGGAGCATTGTAACGCATCCGATTCTCGATTGGTTTACGATGTACGGCACGCAATTGCTCCAGCCATTCAGCGATTATCCGGCGGCAATCGGCTCCATTTTTATCATCGATCCGGTGTACACCATACCATTGATTATCGCAGCATTCTGGATTCGGCGCTTGCCAAATGACGCAAAATTGCGACGAAAAATAAATATCGCATCTCTCGCATTTACAACAGGTTATCTGCTGTTGGGAGTTGCCATTAAGTTTCATGTGGAGGCAACATTTGCCGATTCGCTGAAAGCGCAAAATATTAAATATGAACGCATTTTTAGCAACCCGACACCATTCAATATCATTTTGTGGATGGCCATTGCGGATGACGGGAATGGCCAGTGGGTCGGTTTGTACTCGCTGCTGGATGATGACGACAACATCCGTTTTCAATATGTGCCGAAAAATGAGGCGCAAATTTCAGCCGCAATAGATCAGCCTGCGCTCCAAAAATTACTCTGGTTTTCGCGGGGATTTTACACGATAACCCAAAGCGATAACACATTGTATTTTAACGATATACGGTTTGGCAGATCAGATATGTGGCTGGATGATAAAGGCAGCTATATTTTCAGCTTCCGGCTGATTGAAGATTCGCAACCACCGGCAATGTACCGGGATATCGAACGGCAGACGCCCGGATTTGATGCTCGCGCTGAAAATTTCGCGCGGCTATTTAAACGCATTTCGGGCGATAAATCCGTGGAACAATCCAGCGCCGGGAAAATGTCGAGCAACACCAAAAATGATTAA